In Dehalococcoidia bacterium, the following are encoded in one genomic region:
- a CDS encoding zinc-binding dehydrogenase: TDAVKAIRDMTGGGVDYAFEAIGLKKAAEQCFECLKNGGTATIIGMIPVGQKVELDGPSFLREKRIQGTMMGSNKFRIHMPQYIEFYRQGRLKLDEMITRRGKLEDVNEAMRAMKAGEVARSVLILDPAAVPAHR, from the coding sequence ACCGATGCGGTGAAGGCGATTCGCGACATGACCGGCGGCGGCGTGGACTACGCCTTCGAGGCGATCGGGCTAAAGAAGGCCGCCGAGCAGTGCTTTGAGTGCCTCAAGAACGGCGGCACGGCGACGATCATCGGCATGATCCCCGTGGGGCAGAAGGTGGAGCTGGACGGGCCATCCTTCCTGCGCGAGAAGAGGATTCAAGGCACGATGATGGGGTCGAACAAGTTCCGCATTCATATGCCGCAGTACATCGAGTTCTACCGGCAGGGGCGGCTGAAGCTCGATGAGATGATCACGCGGCGGGGGAAGCTGGAGGACGTGAACGAGGCGATGCGGGCGATGAAGGCCGGCGAGGTCGCCAGAAGCGTCCTCATCCTGGATCCGGCCGCGGTGCCTGCGCATCGCTGA
- a CDS encoding TetR/AcrR family transcriptional regulator, which translates to MSTDRSGGSPPGQTAGAGGDWRAARRQHLLDAARSVFLRDGYRGATMERVAEEAGVSKQTLYNNFGDKEELFTALLERKSETDLADAIAAAIASAAHADPAQAMRQAAEAVVRRGLDSEFVGLHRIIIELAAELPEVKLRVHERVFLKSVTALQAAIEQGMANGTLAPGDAEALAYILFGISAATGLFRAGSAGGSTTEPLPVRMATALGEVLAHGLLAQPGMRARS; encoded by the coding sequence TTGTCAACGGATCGATCGGGCGGGTCGCCCCCCGGCCAAACGGCCGGTGCGGGCGGCGACTGGCGCGCGGCCAGGCGGCAACATCTGCTGGACGCCGCGCGCAGCGTTTTCCTGCGCGACGGCTACCGCGGCGCGACGATGGAGCGGGTGGCGGAAGAGGCCGGCGTCAGCAAGCAGACGTTGTACAACAACTTCGGCGACAAAGAAGAGCTGTTCACCGCCCTGCTCGAACGCAAGAGCGAGACCGACCTGGCCGACGCGATCGCGGCCGCGATCGCGTCGGCCGCGCACGCCGACCCGGCGCAGGCGATGCGGCAGGCGGCGGAAGCCGTCGTGCGTCGCGGGCTGGACTCGGAGTTCGTCGGCCTGCACCGCATCATCATCGAGCTTGCCGCCGAGTTGCCCGAGGTGAAGCTGCGCGTACACGAGCGCGTGTTTCTCAAGAGCGTGACCGCCCTGCAAGCGGCGATCGAGCAGGGCATGGCGAACGGCACGCTCGCGCCCGGCGACGCCGAAGCGCTGGCCTACATCCTCTTCGGGATCTCGGCGGCTACCGGCCTCTTCCGCGCGGGCAGTGCCGGCGGCAGCACCACGGAGCCGCTGCCCGTGCGCATGGCGACGGCGCTGGGCGAGGTACTGGCGCACGGCCTGCTGGCGCAGCCGGGAATGAGGGCGCGTTCCTGA
- a CDS encoding MDR family MFS transporter, with amino-acid sequence MTRLRNAPYKWLVAAAFTVGLFMDLMDLTIVNVALPVLGQKLKADSSGLEWVVTGYLLSLAIWIPASGWIGDTFGTKRTFMFALAMFTVSSALCGLSQNIEQLIAFRILQGVGGGMMTPVGTAMLFRAFPPSERARASLVLTIPTVIAPALGPIIGGLLVDDVSWRWIFYVNVPIGVIGFFFCWLFLKEHTEPRSGAFDLWGFVLSGGGLALVLYALSKAPEDGWTSATVLGSGLTGIACFVAMVFVELRRAQPMLDLRLLADRMFRNANIVYFTASASLISVLFLLPLFLQSLRGYSAVETGVILVPQALAVVLFAQLSGRLYPTVGPRRLLIVALTLFAVSSAMFLWVDLGTNVWWIVGIMFIRGIAMAFTFIPLQAATYATITPQDTGRASSLFNTNRQVSSSFGVAILATVLFDRAAHYGLKAFAPQFLRTPLGQHAGLLGFHDAFFAGVILGVIGVAFAFLIRDEDAAATMHRGAGERAATPAVAAGH; translated from the coding sequence ATGACCCGACTGCGCAACGCCCCCTACAAGTGGCTGGTGGCCGCCGCCTTCACCGTCGGCCTGTTCATGGACCTGATGGACCTGACGATCGTCAACGTAGCGCTGCCGGTGCTGGGGCAGAAGCTCAAGGCGGACAGCAGCGGGCTCGAATGGGTGGTCACCGGCTATCTGCTCAGCCTCGCGATCTGGATCCCCGCCTCGGGCTGGATCGGCGATACGTTCGGCACCAAGCGGACCTTCATGTTCGCCCTCGCCATGTTCACCGTCAGCTCGGCGCTCTGCGGCCTCTCGCAGAACATCGAGCAGTTGATCGCCTTCCGCATCCTGCAGGGCGTCGGCGGCGGCATGATGACGCCGGTGGGCACGGCGATGCTCTTCCGCGCCTTTCCGCCCTCCGAACGGGCCCGCGCCTCGCTCGTGCTGACCATCCCGACGGTGATCGCGCCGGCGCTGGGCCCGATCATCGGCGGCCTGCTGGTGGACGACGTGAGCTGGCGCTGGATCTTTTATGTGAACGTACCGATCGGCGTGATCGGCTTCTTTTTCTGCTGGCTCTTCCTCAAGGAGCACACCGAGCCGCGGAGCGGCGCCTTCGACCTCTGGGGCTTCGTGCTCTCCGGCGGCGGGCTGGCGCTGGTGCTCTACGCGCTCTCGAAGGCGCCGGAAGACGGCTGGACCTCGGCCACGGTGCTGGGAAGCGGTCTCACCGGCATCGCCTGCTTCGTCGCCATGGTGTTCGTGGAGCTGCGACGCGCCCAGCCGATGCTGGACCTGCGGCTGCTCGCGGACCGCATGTTCCGCAACGCCAACATCGTCTACTTCACGGCCTCCGCCAGCCTGATCAGCGTGCTCTTCCTGCTGCCGCTCTTCCTGCAGTCGCTGCGCGGCTACTCCGCGGTCGAGACCGGCGTGATCCTGGTGCCGCAGGCGCTGGCCGTGGTGCTGTTCGCCCAGCTTTCCGGCCGGCTCTACCCGACGGTCGGTCCGCGGCGGCTGCTGATCGTAGCGCTGACGCTGTTCGCCGTCAGCTCGGCGATGTTCCTCTGGGTTGACCTGGGAACGAACGTCTGGTGGATCGTGGGCATCATGTTCATCCGCGGCATCGCCATGGCCTTCACCTTCATTCCGCTGCAGGCGGCGACCTACGCCACGATCACGCCGCAGGACACGGGCCGCGCCTCATCGCTGTTCAACACCAACCGCCAGGTCAGCTCCTCGTTCGGCGTGGCGATCCTGGCGACGGTGCTGTTCGACCGGGCGGCGCACTACGGCCTCAAGGCGTTCGCCCCGCAGTTCCTGCGCACGCCGCTGGGCCAGCACGCCGGTCTGCTCGGCTTCCACGACGCCTTCTTCGCCGGCGTGATCCTCGGCGTGATCGGCGTGGCCTTCGCCTTCCTCATCCGCGACGAGGACGCCGCCGCGACCATGCACCGCGGCGCGGGCGAGCGTGCGGCGACGCCGGCGGTGGCAGCGGGGCACTGA
- a CDS encoding L-2-amino-thiazoline-4-carboxylic acid hydrolase, translated as MTTQPQPQADALDVDALLQQAVKKLTLIERRRIEAGVIVPLIRAFQQEIGEERANAIARKVIVEVAEEQGRQSAAAKGRNDLLAFSENMQAFSGGGALEIELVERNEERLGFNVRRCRFAEMYRALGAGDLGGILSCNRDFSNVGGFNPAIGLTRTQTIMQGAEFCDFRYRTAGAAPEGQQAST; from the coding sequence ATGACCACGCAACCGCAGCCGCAAGCCGACGCCCTCGATGTTGATGCCCTGCTGCAGCAGGCGGTGAAGAAGCTGACGCTGATCGAACGGCGGCGGATCGAGGCAGGCGTGATCGTGCCGCTGATCCGCGCCTTCCAGCAGGAGATCGGGGAAGAGCGCGCCAACGCGATCGCGCGCAAAGTCATCGTCGAGGTAGCTGAAGAACAGGGCCGCCAGTCGGCCGCGGCGAAGGGCCGCAACGACCTGCTCGCCTTCTCGGAGAACATGCAGGCCTTCAGCGGCGGCGGGGCGCTGGAGATCGAGCTGGTGGAGCGCAACGAGGAGCGGCTGGGCTTCAACGTGCGCCGCTGCCGCTTCGCCGAGATGTACCGGGCGCTGGGCGCCGGCGACCTGGGCGGCATCCTCTCCTGCAACCGCGACTTTTCCAACGTTGGCGGCTTCAACCCGGCGATCGGCCTGACGCGTACGCAGACGATCATGCAGGGCGCCGAGTTCTGCGACTTCCGCTACCGCACCGCCGGCGCCGCGCCGGAGGGCCAGCAAGCGTCCACCTGA
- the queG gene encoding tRNA epoxyqueuosine(34) reductase QueG — MELSAAIKARARELGFVAVGIALAEPDAAARFVFHERIDLGMYDGLPWFNHARADRATEPGRALHDAASVITLAAPYKTEYAPDEPIVGLRGRVARYAWGRDYHRVLEKKLRSLAAFIEERCGGRSRGLVDYGPLAERAYAARAGIGWFGKNTNLLLPGLGSWVLLAELVTTAPLEPDAPLAKSCGGCTRCIAACPTGAISGPYVVDNRRCISFQTIENRGWIPHELRPLLGDWVFGCDLCQDVCPVGGGHEGASLPEFSPATLDAALPELTGLLALTEERFRARFQGRAIMRAKRAGLARNVCVALGNLGDARAEPALSAALAHDPAPIVRGHAAWALGRIGGAEGRAALAQAQERERDAAVLEEIAAALAGASGAADGDGVLSTPAAWLAGPWRR; from the coding sequence GTGGAGCTGAGCGCGGCGATCAAGGCGCGGGCGCGGGAGCTGGGCTTCGTGGCCGTCGGCATCGCCCTCGCTGAGCCGGACGCGGCGGCCCGCTTCGTCTTCCACGAGCGCATCGACCTCGGCATGTACGACGGTCTGCCCTGGTTCAACCACGCCCGCGCCGACCGCGCCACCGAGCCTGGGCGCGCGTTGCATGACGCGGCCTCGGTGATTACGCTGGCCGCGCCCTACAAGACGGAGTACGCGCCGGATGAGCCGATCGTGGGGCTGCGCGGCCGTGTGGCGCGCTACGCCTGGGGCCGCGACTATCACCGCGTGCTGGAGAAGAAGCTGCGCAGCCTCGCCGCCTTCATCGAAGAACGCTGCGGCGGGCGCTCGCGCGGGCTGGTAGACTACGGGCCGCTGGCAGAGCGCGCCTATGCGGCGCGGGCCGGCATCGGCTGGTTCGGCAAGAACACCAACCTGCTGCTGCCCGGACTCGGCTCCTGGGTGCTGCTGGCCGAGCTGGTGACCACGGCGCCGCTGGAGCCGGATGCGCCCCTCGCCAAGAGTTGCGGCGGCTGCACACGCTGCATCGCCGCCTGTCCCACGGGCGCGATCAGCGGCCCGTACGTCGTCGATAACCGCCGCTGTATCTCCTTCCAGACGATCGAGAACCGCGGCTGGATTCCGCACGAGCTGCGACCGCTGCTGGGCGACTGGGTGTTCGGCTGCGACCTTTGCCAGGACGTCTGCCCGGTTGGCGGCGGCCACGAAGGGGCCAGCCTGCCGGAATTCTCGCCGGCAACGCTTGATGCGGCGCTGCCGGAACTGACCGGCCTGCTCGCGCTCACGGAGGAGCGGTTCCGCGCCCGCTTCCAGGGGCGGGCGATCATGCGCGCCAAACGGGCCGGACTGGCGCGCAACGTCTGCGTGGCGCTCGGCAACCTTGGAGACGCACGGGCCGAGCCGGCGCTCAGCGCGGCGCTGGCGCATGATCCGGCGCCGATCGTGCGCGGCCACGCGGCCTGGGCGCTGGGCCGCATCGGCGGCGCCGAAGGGCGTGCCGCCCTGGCGCAGGCGCAGGAGCGGGAGCGCGACGCCGCCGTGCTGGAGGAGATCGCCGCGGCGCTTGCCGGCGCGAGCGGTGCGGCGGACGGCGACGGCGTGCTCTCCACGCCGGCGGCCTGGCTCGCGGGGCCGTGGCGGCGCTGA
- a CDS encoding NUDIX hydrolase has product MQREIMPETVTTRFCIECGAALEQREAFGRPRPVCPACGHVHFEDPKVGVGVVATRSGAILLTRRNHEPRMGMWSFPAGFVDAYENVVEAAAREAWEETGVRVRVGPLLGVFQEPGSRVVFIAFAAEAGEEPPVCGDECLDVRYFAPEALPPLAFQTDAAVLDAWRRLAAADGAGAAERSADRESG; this is encoded by the coding sequence GTGCAGCGTGAAATCATGCCGGAGACGGTGACAACGCGCTTTTGCATCGAGTGCGGCGCGGCGCTGGAGCAGCGCGAGGCGTTCGGCCGCCCGCGCCCGGTCTGCCCCGCCTGCGGCCACGTGCACTTCGAAGACCCGAAGGTCGGCGTCGGCGTGGTGGCGACGCGCAGCGGCGCGATCCTGCTGACGCGGCGCAACCACGAGCCGCGCATGGGCATGTGGAGCTTCCCCGCCGGCTTTGTCGACGCCTACGAGAACGTCGTCGAGGCGGCGGCGCGCGAGGCCTGGGAAGAGACGGGTGTGCGCGTGCGCGTCGGTCCGCTGCTGGGCGTCTTCCAGGAGCCGGGCAGCCGCGTCGTTTTCATCGCCTTCGCCGCCGAGGCCGGTGAAGAGCCGCCGGTCTGCGGCGACGAATGCCTCGACGTGCGCTACTTCGCGCCGGAGGCGCTGCCGCCGCTCGCCTTCCAGACCGACGCGGCGGTGCTCGACGCCTGGCGCCGGCTCGCCGCGGCCGACGGCGCCGGTGCGGCAGAACGCAGCGCCGACCGGGAAAGTGGCTGA
- a CDS encoding PIG-L deacetylase family protein, whose amino-acid sequence MANGSERKTALVVGAHPDDPDFGAGGTAALWTRQGWDFYYLVCTNGSKGSANAEVNPADLIESRRAEQRQAAQTLGVVDCFFYDGIDGELQPTREFLGWVVRQIRTLRPDAVFTHSTEQIIRDSFINHTDHRVTGQVTLDAIYPAARDIFNFPEQIAEGLQPHKVLDIYIWGSNTPNFEVEIEAVIDVKIEALMRHMSQFARREGFRESVRDRWKNDEGRLVESFRRVQMRG is encoded by the coding sequence ATGGCGAACGGCAGCGAACGGAAGACGGCATTGGTGGTCGGCGCGCACCCGGACGATCCGGACTTCGGCGCGGGCGGCACGGCGGCGCTGTGGACGCGGCAGGGCTGGGATTTCTACTACCTGGTCTGCACCAACGGCAGCAAGGGCAGCGCCAACGCCGAGGTCAATCCCGCGGATCTGATCGAATCGCGCCGCGCCGAGCAGCGCCAGGCCGCGCAGACGCTGGGCGTGGTCGATTGCTTCTTCTACGACGGCATCGACGGCGAGCTGCAGCCCACGCGCGAGTTTTTGGGCTGGGTGGTGCGGCAGATCCGCACGCTGCGGCCGGACGCGGTGTTCACGCACAGCACCGAGCAGATCATTCGCGACAGCTTCATCAACCACACCGACCACCGCGTCACCGGCCAGGTGACGCTGGACGCGATCTACCCGGCGGCGCGCGACATCTTCAACTTCCCCGAGCAGATCGCTGAGGGCTTGCAGCCGCACAAGGTGCTGGACATCTATATCTGGGGCTCGAACACGCCCAACTTCGAGGTCGAGATCGAAGCAGTGATCGACGTTAAGATCGAGGCGCTGATGCGGCACATGTCGCAGTTTGCCCGTCGCGAGGGCTTCCGCGAGTCGGTGCGCGACCGCTGGAAGAACGACGAGGGGCGTCTGGTCGAGTCGTTCCGGCGCGTGCAGATGCGGGGCTAG
- a CDS encoding AbrB/MazE/SpoVT family DNA-binding domain-containing protein, protein MPYARLDRKDRLYLPRSVREALGLGDGGVVAYTIVDGELRVRRADDADAGYGAAVWRAMEWADAHPEQLRTLEQVMDDLGITQAQSDAVEFQRRAAPAGQGHAVR, encoded by the coding sequence ATGCCGTACGCCAGGCTGGACCGCAAGGATCGCCTCTATCTGCCCCGGTCCGTGCGCGAGGCGCTCGGGCTGGGCGATGGTGGCGTTGTAGCATACACGATCGTCGATGGCGAGCTACGGGTGCGCAGGGCCGACGACGCAGATGCCGGCTACGGTGCGGCGGTATGGCGCGCGATGGAATGGGCCGACGCGCACCCCGAGCAGTTGCGCACGCTGGAACAGGTGATGGACGATCTCGGAATCACGCAGGCGCAGTCGGACGCGGTCGAGTTCCAGCGTCGCGCGGCACCCGCCGGGCAGGGGCATGCAGTGAGGTGA
- a CDS encoding type II toxin-antitoxin system HicA family toxin: MSETRDGGSRRRRLLARVLSGAADRTIRFEALRTLLLSLGFEERIRGSHHIFTRAGVVEILNLQPQAGGLAKPYQVRQVRQVIVNYKLTGAGAP; this comes from the coding sequence GTGAGCGAAACTCGCGACGGGGGAAGCCGTCGCCGGCGGCTGCTGGCACGCGTCCTCAGCGGTGCAGCAGATCGTACGATCCGCTTCGAGGCGCTGCGCACGCTGCTCCTGAGTTTGGGCTTCGAGGAGCGGATACGGGGCAGCCACCATATCTTCACACGCGCGGGCGTCGTCGAGATTCTCAACCTTCAACCGCAGGCTGGAGGACTGGCGAAGCCCTATCAGGTGAGGCAGGTGCGCCAGGTGATCGTCAACTACAAGCTCACAGGAGCCGGAGCGCCGTGA
- a CDS encoding type II toxin-antitoxin system HicB family antitoxin, with amino-acid sequence MNSSPFKYETIIYWSEDDAAFIAEMPELPGCAADGPTPQEALATLQVVAQEWTETARELGRTIPEPKGRLLFA; translated from the coding sequence GTGAACAGCTCGCCGTTCAAGTACGAGACCATCATTTACTGGAGTGAGGACGACGCGGCCTTCATCGCCGAAATGCCGGAACTGCCGGGGTGTGCGGCAGATGGCCCGACACCGCAGGAAGCGCTGGCTACCCTGCAGGTGGTGGCACAGGAATGGACCGAGACGGCGCGCGAGTTGGGGCGAACCATCCCCGAGCCGAAAGGCCGGCTCCTTTTCGCTTGA
- a CDS encoding long-chain fatty acid--CoA ligase, which produces MPRDRLLQALEQRVLAVIHGGAGVPMPDDAFNHLALDVFAIQYARNEPYRRYCELKGAAPATVRDWREVPAVPTAAFKELPLTCFPPDDAELVFTTSGTTQGGRQGTHYLASAKLYNASLLAHFEAALLPDGARPPALVLAQSPAELPHSSLSHMFGAIERELAEDCAYYVDEAGLHADALARDLSLAEAEAKPVMLLGTAFAFVHFLDACAGRGLRWALPKRSRLMDTGGFKGRSREVPRDELYRLYREVFGLQEQYLVNEYGMTELCSQFYDATLIDHEARRRRPLRKLAPPWCRVQALDPETMRPAAEGATGVLRFFDLSNLYSVAAVQTEDLGRTVADGFEVLGRAQGAEARGCSIALDDLLLAQQPRA; this is translated from the coding sequence ATGCCGCGCGATCGGTTGCTGCAAGCGCTGGAGCAGCGCGTCCTTGCCGTCATCCACGGCGGCGCCGGCGTGCCCATGCCCGACGACGCCTTCAACCACCTCGCGCTCGACGTCTTCGCCATTCAGTACGCGCGCAACGAGCCATACCGCCGCTACTGCGAGCTGAAAGGCGCCGCGCCGGCGACGGTGCGCGACTGGCGCGAGGTTCCGGCCGTGCCCACGGCGGCCTTCAAAGAGCTGCCGCTCACCTGTTTCCCGCCGGACGATGCCGAGCTGGTCTTCACCACCAGCGGCACGACGCAGGGCGGCCGCCAGGGCACGCACTACCTCGCTTCGGCAAAGCTGTACAACGCCTCGCTGCTGGCGCACTTCGAGGCGGCGCTGCTGCCCGACGGCGCCCGTCCGCCGGCGCTCGTGCTGGCGCAGTCGCCGGCAGAGCTGCCGCACTCCTCGCTCTCGCACATGTTCGGCGCGATCGAGCGCGAGCTGGCCGAGGACTGCGCCTACTACGTCGACGAGGCCGGCCTGCACGCGGACGCGCTGGCCCGCGACCTCTCGCTGGCCGAGGCGGAGGCGAAGCCGGTGATGCTGCTGGGCACGGCCTTCGCCTTCGTCCATTTCCTCGATGCGTGCGCCGGACGCGGCCTGCGCTGGGCGCTGCCGAAGCGCAGCCGCCTGATGGACACCGGCGGCTTCAAGGGCCGCTCGCGCGAGGTGCCGCGCGATGAGCTGTACCGGCTCTACCGCGAGGTCTTCGGCCTGCAGGAGCAGTACCTGGTCAACGAGTACGGCATGACCGAGCTGTGCTCGCAATTCTACGACGCCACGCTGATCGACCACGAGGCGCGGCGCCGCCGGCCATTGCGCAAGCTGGCGCCGCCCTGGTGCCGCGTGCAGGCGCTGGACCCGGAGACGATGCGGCCCGCCGCCGAGGGCGCGACCGGCGTGCTGCGCTTCTTCGACCTCAGCAACCTCTATTCCGTGGCGGCGGTGCAGACGGAAGACCTCGGCCGCACCGTGGCAGACGGCTTCGAGGTGCTGGGCCGGGCGCAGGGCGCCGAGGCGCGCGGCTGCTCGATCGCGCTGGACGATCTGCTGCTCGCGCAGCAGCCACGCGCATGA
- a CDS encoding acyl-CoA reductase produces the protein MAALDGAAPRLRNMPVCEIVAAIDRALACWREPGDPGRAALLEHGPALTGYSRETLAYAIDHMLPEFGEHGLRRLLTAELGDPAALDGFVTSENGPRHMARGPGRQVHVFAGTVPTVPVFSLICGLLLKSPVLAKPSSHDPLIPAVFAQLLARVEPRLAGALAVLPWSGGDEPLEREALAGAGAVIVYGSAETVATYRAMTPATTRFVGYGHALSVAAIAREALTAGAATETARRLAWDVALFDQRGCLSPQFALLERGGETAPEAFCELLGAELDGLRSRLPRGPLDAAGHARVRAVREAVRFRAAVEPGVRLWESAGSTDWTVLLLPRLDPGSGGEHRAIAVVPADDLAAALPAACAGLSISCIGLAATPQRTRTLEPVLSRLATRICPLGRMQEPPITWRHDGRPNLSDLTTWVEIEGG, from the coding sequence GTGGCCGCGCTCGACGGGGCCGCGCCGCGGCTTCGCAATATGCCGGTGTGCGAGATCGTCGCGGCGATCGATCGGGCGTTGGCGTGCTGGCGGGAGCCTGGCGATCCGGGCCGCGCGGCGCTGCTGGAGCACGGCCCGGCGCTCACCGGCTACTCACGCGAGACGCTGGCTTACGCGATCGACCACATGCTGCCCGAGTTTGGCGAGCATGGCTTGCGGCGGCTGCTGACCGCCGAGCTCGGCGACCCCGCGGCGCTCGACGGCTTTGTGACCTCAGAGAACGGTCCACGGCACATGGCCCGCGGCCCCGGCCGCCAGGTGCACGTTTTCGCCGGCACCGTGCCGACCGTGCCCGTCTTCAGTCTGATCTGCGGCCTGCTGCTCAAATCGCCGGTGCTCGCCAAGCCGTCCTCGCACGATCCGCTCATTCCAGCCGTCTTCGCGCAACTGCTCGCCCGCGTCGAGCCGCGCCTTGCCGGCGCGCTGGCGGTGCTCCCGTGGTCCGGCGGCGACGAACCGCTCGAGCGCGAGGCGCTGGCCGGCGCGGGGGCCGTGATCGTCTACGGTTCGGCTGAGACGGTCGCGACGTACCGGGCGATGACGCCGGCGACGACGCGCTTCGTCGGCTACGGCCACGCGCTCTCCGTCGCCGCCATCGCCCGCGAGGCGCTGACGGCCGGGGCAGCGACGGAGACGGCGCGGCGGCTCGCCTGGGACGTGGCACTGTTCGACCAGCGGGGCTGCCTGTCGCCTCAGTTCGCCCTGCTCGAACGCGGCGGCGAGACGGCGCCGGAAGCCTTCTGCGAGCTGCTCGGCGCCGAGCTGGACGGGCTGCGTTCGCGCCTGCCGCGCGGTCCGCTGGACGCCGCCGGCCACGCCCGCGTCCGCGCCGTGCGCGAGGCCGTGCGCTTCCGCGCCGCGGTCGAGCCGGGCGTGCGGCTGTGGGAGAGCGCCGGCTCGACCGACTGGACCGTGCTGCTGCTGCCACGTCTTGACCCCGGCAGCGGTGGCGAGCACCGCGCGATCGCGGTCGTGCCGGCGGACGACCTGGCCGCCGCCCTGCCCGCCGCCTGCGCCGGGTTGTCAATCTCCTGTATCGGCCTGGCCGCCACCCCGCAACGCACGCGCACGCTCGAGCCGGTGCTCTCGCGGCTGGCCACGCGCATCTGCCCGCTCGGCCGCATGCAGGAGCCGCCGATCACCTGGCGCCACGACGGCCGGCCGAACCTGAGCGACCTCACCACCTGGGTGGAGATTGAAGGCGGCTGA